Genomic DNA from bacterium:
AAATCGCGAGTCCGGCAGAGACCGATCCTCCGGGGCTGTTGATATAAAGCTGAATATCTTTTTTCGGGTCCTCATGCTCCAAAAACAACAACTGAGCAATGATGGTATTCGCGACGCCGTCGTTAATCGGTCCACCTAAAAAGATGATGCGTTCCTTTAAAAGCCGCGAATAGATGTCATACGCGCGTTCGCCCATCGGTGACTTTTCAATAACCGTCGGAATGAGATATTCGTTGAATTCGTTTTTCATATTGTGTTATTGCGCTGACTCAAGAAATTGGAAAACTTTTTTGTTAAGGAGTACTCCATAAACATAATCGTAAAACTTGCCCGTTTCAAGCTGCCGGCTTTCGTACTGATGGAGCTTGGACTCCTCCTCAATCTCTTCTTTTGTCGGCTCCAGATGCTCGCCCTTCGCGATTGCATGCACCACAAGGTTTCCGGCAACGCGTGATTCCGCCGCCTTGCGAAGATCTTTGCGGACGTCTTCCGGTTTCTTTCCGCTTGCTTCGAGCGTCGACTTTAACTCCTCAAGCATGCCTTCAAGCGTCCGCTCCACAAACACCTCTGGCAAATCCACGACGGTTTTCGCGACGATTCCTTGAAGCATCGCCACCCGCCGAGCCTCGGCTTCCTTTTCTGCTTTTTCAGAACTCAATCCGTCACCGATGCTTTTCTTCAAGTCCGCGATTGTCGCGAAATTGCCGATGGTTTTCGCGAATTCGTCGTTCGCTTCAGGGATGGTCACCTCAAACACGCCATCCACGGTCACAGAAAAATCCAGCTTTTTGCCTTGCACGTCTTTGTTCCAATATGCATCAGGCGCGGTCAGAGAAAAATTAAGCTTCTCTCCTTCTTTGTGCCCGGCAATTTGGTCCTCAAACCCGGGAATAAACTTTCCCTCGCCAAGCGTGAATTGGTCATGTGCCGGCGCCGCATCGGCCGTAATCGGCTTCCCGTCAAACGACACCGTGTAGGCAATCGCAACGCTGTCCCCTTTCGCCGCGGCGCGGGTGACCCGGACTTGCGGCGCGCGCGACTTCCGCAGCCACTCAAACGATTTTTCAATCTCGTCGGCCTCGACGGCAACGTCTTTTTTCGCCGCCATCACTTTTTTTGCAATAGACCGATAGTCGCCAAGCGTCACTTCGGGAAAAATCGTGAGCTCCGCTTTGTATGAAAGTTTTCCGCTGTCTTCAAGCAGCTTATCGCCCGCGGTAATTTCCACCTTCGGCGTATCAATAAGCGTCCACTCGTGCTCCTCGCTGACCTCATGCATTGAGTGACGGACAGTTTCCTGTAACGCCGCCTCAAACACCTTGTCTTTATCAATTCCGGAATCAATCATTTGCTTCGGCGCCGTACCGGGACGAAAACCTTTCACTTGTACACCCGCCGCCGCGCGGCCATACTCGCGCTCCCAATAGGGCTTAAATACGTCGCTTCCAAGCGTCACTTCAAGCGCGATCCGCGAACCGGGCAACTTCTTAAATGAGGATTTAATCATGATTGGTATATACTAACAACATTTATAGAAAAGTTCAACCCCGCGCCGCATTACTTGCGAGGCGGGGTGAAAAACGGTTCGAGCGTGGCGTAATCCTCAAGCGACAGCGCGCCGCAGTCGCGGAGGAATTGCAGGCTCCGGAGGTATCTCGCGTCGTGCTTGTCTACAAGGTTTGTGTCGACATACCACGCGCGCCCGCCGAACGAACATCGTTCCAGCGCCCACGCAACCCACTCAGCGAAGTTTTCGTAGTAGTCCGTCGCTCCGTAGTCGGTGATGATGCCGTCGCGCGGAAAAGAACCGGAACGATCACCGTAAGCCTCTTTACTGATACTCCCCCAATCTGCGCGCTTCCACGCAGGCAATGCGTAAAAGAACGCGTGCGCCGCCTCATGCCAGACCGTCCACTTGTCGAGATAGTCCGGATAAACGCAGATGAAACGCGTCCACCAGCGGCAATGCCCGGCCTCCAGCACGTTACCGTACTTGTCCTTCGCGTAGCTCGGACAATCCGAAGTAATCCGAATCGTAGTCACGGTCGCTTGTGCCTGCGGACTCATACGATGGATAGCGGCAACAACCAGCGAACGTTCAGCGGGTGTGCCGAACTCAACAAACTTGCCTCGTTCAATCCGCTCCCACGAAACGCGCGGGGCGGTGCAACCCGCGACGGCAAACAAGACAGCAAAAAACCATAGCGCATTCGCTTTCATGACAAATCTCCTCAAGAACACCAGCACTACACATAAGTCTACGCCCGCGGCAATCCCAGTCAACACGCAAAAAACAATTTGCCCCCGCACCGGTAAAGATGCGGGGGCAAGACTCTATTTCACAGGAACTCCATTTACGCGCAGCGTAAACAGCGGTTCCAGCTCATCGTATTGCGCCTGACTGATTGCACCCCAGTCGCGAAGCACTTCCAAGTGCTTGAGATAGCTGGGATCCGTGACGTCAATCACGCGCATGTCCACGAATATTGAGCCCATCGGCTCATCGTGGAGGCGGCACATCGCCCAGCGCACCCATTCGGCAAAGTCCTCCCACGGATTTGTCGCCCCGTACCAGGTGAGAATGCCGTTCCGTGGAAAGTCTCCTTCCATGTCGCCGTACGCATTCATGCTGATTCTCGTCAACCTCTCCTGTTCCTCGGCAGACTGCGTCATCATGAGCGCGTGTCCGGACTCATGCCAGACATTACCATGAGAGACATAGGAAGGACGAACACAGATGTCGCGCGTCCCGGGATGAGTGTGCGCCGCTTCCCGCCAATTACCGTCCTTGTCCCGGGGTTTGTAATCGGGGCAGTCATTGGTGATTTGAATGGAGCGCACCGCCCGCTGCACTGGCTCTTCGAGCCAATTCATCGCCTCACGAGCGCGCTCACGCTGGTCGCGCGTGCCGCCATAAACGAACGAATCGTCCCAAGCGCCAAGACGGGGCGGCGCCGTCGTGCACCCGAACGGTGCCACGAACAACGTAAGAGTCGCCGCAACAAACACGGCACGCCTCAGAACATCGCTCACCATCGCTAAACCTCCCAAAGAATACCTGCGTAACTAAAAAATATAATAGCGCGAATGCACATGAAATACAAGGAGGCATCCCGTGAGACGCCTCCCTTGCTCCAACTTATCATTACTCCGCGAACAGCGGTTGCACGCGACGGAACTCTTCCTCTGTAAGCACGTCGTGAGCGCGGAAGAATGTAAGAATCGCGAGATATACCGGGTCTCTCCGATCAATCGAGGCGATGTCCGCTCTGCCGTACCCGGACCCGTATCCGCGAAGATAGTGCGTGAGCCACGTCACCCACTCCGCGTAATTCTCGCGCGGGTTCGTGCCGCCATAAGACGTAATCATGCCGCGTGAAGGATATGCTCCGGGAATGACGATGTTGATGCCTTCCCCATGAAAAAGGTCGTCATCAACAAACCCTTCCCATTGTTCTTGCGCCGCGCGCGAGAGCGTATGGAAATGTGTATGCGCGGGTTCGTGCCAGACAACCGCGCGCGTCACGCGCCCCTCCCGGACACAGATCGGTCCGCCCCGATGATGAAACCCGACGATAAACCGTGAGGTGAATCCGCTGCAATCGTTTGTGATGCGGATTTCCTCGGCGACTTCCCGCACCACTCTCGGAAGCTCACCGAGCGCCGCGCGCGCGAACTCGCGTTCCTCCGCAGTTCCTCCGGAAATGAGATCACCGAGCGCCGCCTCTGTGCGCGGCGGATGATTGGTACAGGATACGCAGATGCCGACGACAAACATCGCTGCACACAGCGTGATGTGTCTCATTCAAGTACTCCTCAAAAGGCCTCTCGCTTCAGTGTATGCCGGCCAAAGCTGAAGTCAATAATAAGCAAATCACCCTCCCGCCGGTTGAGGCAGTGAGGGTGAAGAGCGGTGCAAGCTTCGTGTATTCCTCCGGCGTGATGACTCCGAATTTGCGGAGTAGCTTCAGGTGCCGGATGTAGCGGGTATCCGACTTGTCGATTTTTTTCAGATTGACACTTGTGCGGCCGGTAGGAGTGCGATGCTGGTAGCACATCACGAACTCCACCCACTCGGCGAAGTCCTCGTGGGCATTTGTCGCGCCGTACGAGGTCAAAATCCCGTCGCGCGGGAACTCGCCTTCCATGTTCCCGTAGGCGTTTTTGCTGACGACCGCCCACTTGTTGTTCTCGCGCCATGACCGCGACATGAGGAGCGCATGCCCCGCCTCATGCCAAACGACGCGATCGTAAACGTAATCGGTGTGGATGCAGACATTCCGCGTCAAGTGGCAATGAGCGGACTCCTGCCAATCCCCGTCCTCATCCTTCGGATCGTAGGCCTCACAGGTGTCGTTGATGGTGACGGAAACCACAGCGTTCTGTGGCTTCTCCTCCAACAGCGCCAGCGCGTTGCGAACACTCTCCCGATCCCCGCTTATGCCGCCGGAGACAGGAATGTCGGCGAGAACCGTGGCGCGCTGCGCCGCCGGCGTATCCCCGAACGGCGAAGCAACAAGCAGAAAAAGCACCGCAACCAACGCGGCGCGCCGGAACATCTTGGACATCACTGTCCCTCCTGAAAGGAAATTTTACACTCTACTGATAAGTATACCAATAGATGTGGTAAATTCCGGATATAATCAAAAACCAGTCGCCTAAGGCGACTGGTTTTTGATTCATTCCACATACTCGTCTACACAAACAGCGGAGCAAGTACAAGCGACAGTGTCGCGAGTAATTTAATCAGCACGTGCAATGACGGACCTGCGGTGTCTTTGAACGGATCGCCAACCGTGTCGCCGGTGACCGCCGCTTTGTGCGCATCAGAGCCCTTGCCGCCGTAATTTCCTTCC
This window encodes:
- the tig gene encoding trigger factor — protein: MIKSSFKKLPGSRIALEVTLGSDVFKPYWEREYGRAAAGVQVKGFRPGTAPKQMIDSGIDKDKVFEAALQETVRHSMHEVSEEHEWTLIDTPKVEITAGDKLLEDSGKLSYKAELTIFPEVTLGDYRSIAKKVMAAKKDVAVEADEIEKSFEWLRKSRAPQVRVTRAAAKGDSVAIAYTVSFDGKPITADAAPAHDQFTLGEGKFIPGFEDQIAGHKEGEKLNFSLTAPDAYWNKDVQGKKLDFSVTVDGVFEVTIPEANDEFAKTIGNFATIADLKKSIGDGLSSEKAEKEAEARRVAMLQGIVAKTVVDLPEVFVERTLEGMLEELKSTLEASGKKPEDVRKDLRKAAESRVAGNLVVHAIAKGEHLEPTKEEIEEESKLHQYESRQLETGKFYDYVYGVLLNKKVFQFLESAQ